The Zygotorulaspora mrakii chromosome 4, complete sequence nucleotide sequence GGCAGAAATTCGGGCCtgattcaagaattttAGTTATTGGTGCATCAACTGCTGTCTCAAACGCGTTTGTTCAAATTGCTAAAAATTATATGAATGTAGGTACCGTTGTAGGTGTTTGCTCCTCGAAGTCGGTTGAGTATAATAAGAAATTAGGCTTTGATTATTTAGCAACGTACGATGAGGGTCCCTTAATTGAGAGCGTGGCGAAAGTATTTTTGAGAGATTTacagaaagagaaattcgACTTGATATTTGACTCAGTTGGTAATAACGACTTTTTTCCTGTGTTGGATAAGTTTCTAAAACCCAGGTCTCAAAATTCTTACTATATTACCATTGTGGGTGATGGGAAACTAAAGTATGGAAGCTTTTCTGCAATGGGCACATTTTGGATGGCATCGAGAATACTGAACCCATTTAGAAGCTACAACTATAAATTTGGTCTCTTTTCTCCCTCAGAAAGAGCGATGGAAATAGGTAATAAATTAATTTCAGAGGGAAAATATAAGCCTGCCATTGACTCCGTTCACCCTATTGAGGACTTCAAAGAAGCGATAGATAGACTTTCTTCCAGCCGTGCAAAGGGGAAAGTCGTGCTTAAAATCAACAACTAGTGATTTACTTGACTTTACATACTATTCTTTTTATATCATGTATGTATGTATGTGCGGCGTGTATATGTGAGACGTCGCTGTTTATGTTTGCGGGTAACGTTATTGtgcagaaaaatttatgaTACAAACAAGGTTCTTTAACCAGAAGATGTGAATAAATGATGAGAGAGGCGCAATTGACTTTATCAATCTTCGGAAGCAGGCTTGTTAAGTGCCCAATGTTCTCATCAAATCCACAGCGTCCGGACACTAACCGGTTCGCTAATGTTTCGGTGAATTTCACTCAGCAGCAACCgcaacaacagcagaaTCAACAGAATACACATTCTCAACAATATCCATCTACGtcacaacagcaacaacaaatgTTGTTCCAGCAAGGCACTTCAATTCAAAACAGTGCCACACAGCGGGAACCAGAATGGTTCAACAACCCGCGTAAAAGAACTATTCCCCAAGCAATTGTAAAGAGAACCACCAAGAGATCATCTTCAGTTGACTCTTCTACTACAGACGGCGATGGCACTAGCCGAACTGGAAGATCTGGATTCAACAGTATAGGCTTTGGCTctaaaaaagatgttgGGCTCCTGCCCTCTTCAAAGGACATCAACGTGATAAAGAAATCTGATCACAACAATGGGTTCATGGATTCTAATGAAGCACCACCAACTGTTTCTTTTTATGATTGGAAACGCGAAGATGATTTTGGCTCCATTAACCCGCTGGATTTGCAGACTAATGATTCCCAGTATGTTTTCAAGTCAAAGCAGACTGAGTTGGCTTCCACTCCATCTACaacgaaaaagaataaaacaGAAGGATCTGAGACGAATGTCTTTGACAGGAAAAGCAGCGTTGGATTGAATAACAAGcaaaataataacaatTTAGAAACAAAAACTGGTGGTTTACGTAAGTCAGCAACGCAAGAAAGCGCGGTTATAGTATTCGGGTACCCTGAATCGATATCTAACTTGGTGATAACACACTTTTCTAAGTTCGGGAGAATACTTGAGGATTTCGAAGTACTTAGAAGCAATTCCGGTATAAATACAGCCACGTTAAAATTACGTGGAAACAAGTCGGACAAAcaggaaagaaaatgccCCATTTTCACTGGAGATGGATGGGTAAAACTGACTTACGATAGCGTACCTCCAGCTGTTCGTGCCTTGCAAGAAAATGGTCGAGTTTTTGGTGGTACGCTCATTGGCTGTGTACCATACAGTAAAAGTGCTGTTGAACAGCTAGCATCTTGCCACATTGAAAAAGTCGATGATATTGGAGCGATGAACTCTCCTACTCCAATTGACGACGCGAACACTTTCAAAGGTCTATCAAAAGACATCGAAGCTGGTGCAGATGATAAACATACCGATTCAGTATCAGGTGTTTTCAATACAAGCTCGGGAAAATTATTTGATTCTGGTTCGGACGATGTACTTTCGCATCGAAAGGTTGTATATCCTTCGCGAAGACTCGATATTAAAGAGGGAAAATCATTGTTTGTTCATAATGGTGCAACCAACAATCACAACTTTTTACAAAGTTTAGAAGCCAAAATGCGTCAACAAGAGGAAAATAACAAAAAGGAGGCAGGAATATGGCATAAGGTAAACAACTGGTTGTTTGGTTGGAATGAGCTATGAACTGGGGAGTGTACTCTTAAAATTTAAATAAAAGCACCCTTTGAGAGGCTTTTGGAAACCATATTACACTTAAATATTTACCGCCGTATTTATTTCACTTACTTAAATCTATCAGTTTTATAAAGccactttttttattgtaatTTTCACCATAAGTACCAAAAATTCGCCGAAGTCAACGTGTCGGACTTTTGCTAGAGCTTCTAGATGATAGTGACAATTTTGGTATTCTCATTCGTTTTATATCTTCATCGCCCGAATTCCTGGTTGACAAAAGTGACAGTCTCAGAGGACTTTTAGAGCCTTTTCTCGATTGAGTCACTCCTACAGAGTTCTTATTATTCATGGTTTGTTTAGCGGGGACAGCGTTCATAAATGTTGAGGATCTTTCTGGTCTAAAATAGGGTGTAGACATTCCAGAAGCGGTAGACACTGCCGGTGAATAAAATCCTGGCGGTGTACTCATCCTTGTTGGGCTTCCCTCTCGACTGTAGCAAATATTTTGCCCAGCTTGCCGAAACCTGTCGTAATGAGGGTGATAGGGATCTCTGTAAAACATATACGGATGAAGGTGTGGCGGCTTGACAATCGTATTTTGAGTTACGTCCAGCTCTGCAGAAAGTGTATCAAACTGCTCAGTATCTGTATTGTATTGCTCGGTGATTACACTTCCATCAAGAGAATGTGCCTTGAATAGATGCGATTTATTTGACGGTGGAAAAAACCGGACATATCCATTGCCGTAGGGGGTTGCATCAACTTGTACATCCTGATGtacttttgaaaacctCGGTTTTATAAACTTCTCGTCAATTTCCGCATTTGCAGCACTTACTGTAATTAAATCATCTGTTAACCTCTGCTCATAGCGTTTAGTGACGAGAAAGTAGAGAAGGTACTGATGTATTATTACTGCAAAAAGCGTTCTAAAGGAAACCTCCgaaaagaacaagaagGCAATACACGTTGGTGGAAATGATACGAAAAAAACTGCGCTAAATTTTGATGGTGCCCACTTCCTTAATTTGTAATAATACTTACTCTCATTAGAATATCCATCAACTTGACCACTTCTACCATCACGCAAAAATAGAGACTTGACCAAGCTCCACAAAGACCCATTAGCTAGTCTCTGGTACCTTGCTTCATCGTTGCTTATTCCAGTTAAACTGTGTTTCGTCAAATTGTCTGATTTTGGAATGCTTTGTAGATGAAACAGTGAGTATGTCTTGTAAAAAACACATAAAAAACGGTATGTTGATAAAATATTCCATACAATGAGAACCTTTATCGACACATCAAGTATTCTCGCCAGTCGTCCGAGGGATATAAAATACAGTTCCCcttttgattttgctgCATTTCCTGACTTAATGGAATATTCCAAAAGGTAATCATACCGCCTCAACTTCTCAGACTTTGCAAAATCGAAAGCATCGCCAACAGCATTCAACTTGAGAAAATTTGGTTTAATCAAATTGTCCTGTAGGAGACgtataataaaaaatagAATTGTCAAAGCATTCCCGCAAGGCTGTGCCAGTGTACTCGCTTTGGCATCCCAATCGATTAGTGCCaacttttcattcaaaataagTTGCCAATCTGATGGCGAAGTTGTGAGCATGGTAAAATAGCTCATTCTCTCATCCTCAAGACTATCCCGCGTATCTGAATTCGTCGTgactttcatttttccaCTCTCATCAATGGACGTCGTAGAAGCCCTGGGTGATCCAAAAGGCATCCAGTACCTTTAAATTCTGGGCAATTTTGTCAATGCCGTAAAAGAAATTTCCTACAGATCATTAAGCATTGAACCCTTTTCCCTTTGTTTAAAGATAGCATCTCAAGacattcaatttcataCGTCAATAGTGATCTTATGATGAGAACCGATGATTAGAGAAAACGAATCAGCTTTTGACGGCTCTCTAAGGCCTATGGGTTCATCCTTCTCTATGAGCAGCGTTACGCTAGGGTGGCCATATATTTCGACTTTTTCGAGAACTATTCCACCAGCAGAAACTCTTTGAAACGAGTCGTTTCCGCAAATCTTCCGATGTGTGACACTATCAAAGACGTTACATCGGATAAGAAgcaattcattttttggaacTATGCGTATGAAACAAATATTATTGGTTGCTGTACTCAATGGTATGACGACCCTGTTTGAATTGGTACGCCATTGAATCTTCTGCTCTGTATTGTAATTGTAGCCTCCATACTCAAGAAATACTTGCTGTATATCGCATTTGAAAGGAGGCAACAATGTGTCGTCTGGTGGTGCAACCACAAGCTTATACTCTTGCGACAAGGGCTCAGAATAGGTTGAACAGACTATCTTGTATGTTGTGTTAGTTATCAGTGGTGTGTGCAATTTATCATACCTCTGATGTGTGTAATCAGTATTACAGAGTAGAGGAGTCGACAAAGTATGATCATTAAAATTGAACACAGACAGATTAAGTAGATCATGAGGGGTTTCCGAGAGTAGTTGCAAATGAACAGATGTCTCAACTGTTGACGAATGAACAAGCTCAAATTTAAAAGTTGGGTTTCTAAAATAGTTCAATGAACCAAGTGGATAGTTTTCTTGAGTGGTTCGTGAAAACTGCAAGGAGGTTATATTATATGCACTGCTATCCCTGTTAAATGTTACGAGGccagaattgaaaaatgtatGAATTGTGAAGTGTGCGGTATTTGACGAGTGACAGAAAAGACGCAAGTCGCTGTTAGAAGGCAGCTCCAGTTTTAAAAGTTGTAACCCAATTTCACATGCGCCTTCTAATGCACTTGTCATATGAATAAAAGGA carries:
- a CDS encoding FG-nucleoporin ASM4 (similar to Saccharomyces cerevisiae ASM4 (YDL088C) and NUP53 (YMR153W); ancestral locus Anc_2.369); its protein translation is MMREAQLTLSIFGSRLVKCPMFSSNPQRPDTNRFANVSVNFTQQQPQQQQNQQNTHSQQYPSTSQQQQQMLFQQGTSIQNSATQREPEWFNNPRKRTIPQAIVKRTTKRSSSVDSSTTDGDGTSRTGRSGFNSIGFGSKKDVGLLPSSKDINVIKKSDHNNGFMDSNEAPPTVSFYDWKREDDFGSINPLDLQTNDSQYVFKSKQTELASTPSTTKKNKTEGSETNVFDRKSSVGLNNKQNNNNLETKTGGLRKSATQESAVIVFGYPESISNLVITHFSKFGRILEDFEVLRSNSGINTATLKLRGNKSDKQERKCPIFTGDGWVKLTYDSVPPAVRALQENGRVFGGTLIGCVPYSKSAVEQLASCHIEKVDDIGAMNSPTPIDDANTFKGLSKDIEAGADDKHTDSVSGVFNTSSGKLFDSGSDDVLSHRKVVYPSRRLDIKEGKSLFVHNGATNNHNFLQSLEAKMRQQEENNKKEAGIWHKVNNWLFGWNEL
- the YIM1 gene encoding Yim1p (similar to Saccharomyces cerevisiae YIM1 (YMR152W); ancestral locus Anc_2.373) codes for the protein MPEVVTCRSVTYINNKTAASLTQEEIDLDTCYEDNEIVIHVHAAAFNPVDLLSQGFMCSYLVSSRPKSYGRDYSGVIVRRGKNVDEKWQIGDKVNGAQAFLVGQSGSMSDYLVLNPSKQCSISHMKPINQDIQGKYDEFTFDAAWPLVFCTAFGILTNYGQKFGPDSRILVIGASTAVSNAFVQIAKNYMNVGTVVGVCSSKSVEYNKKLGFDYLATYDEGPLIESVAKVFLRDLQKEKFDLIFDSVGNNDFFPVLDKFLKPRSQNSYYITIVGDGKLKYGSFSAMGTFWMASRILNPFRSYNYKFGLFSPSERAMEIGNKLISEGKYKPAIDSVHPIEDFKEAIDRLSSSRAKGKVVLKINN
- the NUR1 gene encoding Nur1p (similar to Saccharomyces cerevisiae YDL089W; ancestral locus Anc_2.368), with translation MPFGSPRASTTSIDESGKMKVTTNSDTRDSLEDERMSYFTMLTTSPSDWQLILNEKLALIDWDAKASTLAQPCGNALTILFFIIRLLQDNLIKPNFLKLNAVGDAFDFAKSEKLRRYDYLLEYSIKSGNAAKSKGELYFISLGRLARILDVSIKVLIVWNILSTYRFLCVFYKTYSLFHLQSIPKSDNLTKHSLTGISNDEARYQRLANGSLWSLVKSLFLRDGRSGQVDGYSNESKYYYKLRKWAPSKFSAVFFVSFPPTCIAFLFFSEVSFRTLFAVIIHQYLLYFLVTKRYEQRLTDDLITVSAANAEIDEKFIKPRFSKVHQDVQVDATPYGNGYVRFFPPSNKSHLFKAHSLDGSVITEQYNTDTEQFDTLSAELDVTQNTIVKPPHLHPYMFYRDPYHPHYDRFRQAGQNICYSREGSPTRMSTPPGFYSPAVSTASGMSTPYFRPERSSTFMNAVPAKQTMNNKNSVGVTQSRKGSKSPLRLSLLSTRNSGDEDIKRMRIPKLSLSSRSSSKSPTR